A window of the Hordeum vulgare subsp. vulgare chromosome 5H, MorexV3_pseudomolecules_assembly, whole genome shotgun sequence genome harbors these coding sequences:
- the LOC123400079 gene encoding probable inactive purple acid phosphatase 29 isoform X1, translating into MARLGLRRFPPPVLLLALFLVVAASAAGKGKKRGGAGGGLRFRREGGTFKVLQVADMHYADGRSTGCEDVLPEQVAGCSDLNTTAFLHRVIRAEDPDLVVFTGDNIYGADSTDAAKSMDAAIAPAIAMNLPWAAGIGNHDQEGTLSREGVMRHLVGMKNTLSRFNPEGVEIDGFGNYNLEVGGVEGTLLANKSVLNMYFLDSGDYSTVPSIPGYGWIKATQEAWFRKTSSSLQKNYTNEEPRQKEPAPALAYFHIPLPEFSSFTASNFTGVKQEGISSPSINSGFFTTMVEAGDVKAAFIGHDHVNDFCGKLTGIQLCYAGGFGYHAYGKAGWSRRARVVSVQLEKTESGEWQGVKSIKTWKRLDDQHLTTIDPEVLWNRGSNGRRRKDHDRS; encoded by the exons ATGgcccgcctcggcctccggcgctTTCCGCCGCCGGTGCTCCTCCTCGCCCTCTTCCTCGTCGTCGCGGCCTCGGCGGCGGGGAAGGGAAAGAagaggggcggcgccggcggcgggCTGCGGTTCCGGCGGGAGGGCGGCACGTTCAAGGTGCTGCAGGTGGCGGACATGCACTACGCGGACGGGCGGAGCACCGGGTGCGAGGACGTGCTGCCCGAGCAGGTCGCCGGCTGCTCCGACCTCAACACCACCGCCTTCCTCCACCGCGTCATCCGCGCCGAGGACCCCGACCTCGTCGTCTTCACCG GTGACAACATCTACGGTGCGGATTCGACCGACGCAGCCAAATCAATGGACGCAGCAATAGCTCCGGCCATCGCCATGAACCTTCCCTGGGCTGCTGGGATTGGTAATCATGACCAAGAAGGCACCCTGTCACGGGAGGGCGTGATGCGACACCTTGTAGGCATGAAGAACACCCTGTCACGCTTCAATCCTGAAGGAGTAGAAATCGACGGCTTCGGGAATTATAATCTGGAAGTTGGTGGGGTTGAAGGAACACTGCTGGCTAACAAATCAGTGCTCAACATGTATTTTCTTGACAGTGGTGACTATTCTACCGTGCCATCGATCCCTGGTTATGGTTGGATCAAGGCTACACAGGAAGCTTGGTTCCGGAAAACGTCTTCGAGTCTCCAG AAAAACTACACAAATGAAGAACCCAGACAGAAGGAGCCGGCACCTGCTCTTGCATACTTCCACATTCCCTTGCCGGAGTTCAGCAGCTTCACGGCATCCAATTTCACAGGAGTGAAGCAGGAGGGTATCAGCTCGCCGTCAATCAACTCGGGCTTCTTTACCACCATGGTAGAAGCCGGAGATGTGAAGGCTGCCTTCATAGGACATGATCACGTAAATGACTTCTGCGGGAAGCTCACCGGCATTCAGCTCTGCTATGCTGGTGGGTTCGGTTACCATGCATACGGGAAGGCCGGGTGGTCGAGAAGAGCAAGGGTGGTATCCGTGCAACTCGAGAAGACGGAGAGTGGCGAGTGGCAAGGCGTGAAGTCTATCAAGACCTGGAAGAGGCTTGATGATCAACACCTCACCACAATCGACCCCGAGGTCCTATGGAACAGAGGCTCTAATG GGAGGCGCAGGAAGGATCATGACAGGAGCTGA
- the LOC123400079 gene encoding probable inactive purple acid phosphatase 29 isoform X2, with protein MARLGLRRFPPPVLLLALFLVVAASAAGKGKKRGGAGGGLRFRREGGTFKVLQVADMHYADGRSTGCEDVLPEQVAGCSDLNTTAFLHRVIRAEDPDLVVFTGDNIYGADSTDAAKSMDAAIAPAIAMNLPWAAGIGNHDQEGTLSREGVMRHLVGMKNTLSRFNPEGVEIDGFGNYNLEVGGVEGTLLANKSVLNMYFLDSGDYSTVPSIPGYGWIKATQEAWFRKTSSSLQKNYTNEEPRQKEPAPALAYFHIPLPEFSSFTASNFTGVKQEGISSPSINSGFFTTMVEAGDVKAAFIGHDHVNDFCGKLTGIQLCYAGGFGYHAYGKAGWSRRARVVSVQLEKTESGEWQGVKSIKTWKRLDDQHLTTIDPEVLWNRGSNEPQLI; from the exons ATGgcccgcctcggcctccggcgctTTCCGCCGCCGGTGCTCCTCCTCGCCCTCTTCCTCGTCGTCGCGGCCTCGGCGGCGGGGAAGGGAAAGAagaggggcggcgccggcggcgggCTGCGGTTCCGGCGGGAGGGCGGCACGTTCAAGGTGCTGCAGGTGGCGGACATGCACTACGCGGACGGGCGGAGCACCGGGTGCGAGGACGTGCTGCCCGAGCAGGTCGCCGGCTGCTCCGACCTCAACACCACCGCCTTCCTCCACCGCGTCATCCGCGCCGAGGACCCCGACCTCGTCGTCTTCACCG GTGACAACATCTACGGTGCGGATTCGACCGACGCAGCCAAATCAATGGACGCAGCAATAGCTCCGGCCATCGCCATGAACCTTCCCTGGGCTGCTGGGATTGGTAATCATGACCAAGAAGGCACCCTGTCACGGGAGGGCGTGATGCGACACCTTGTAGGCATGAAGAACACCCTGTCACGCTTCAATCCTGAAGGAGTAGAAATCGACGGCTTCGGGAATTATAATCTGGAAGTTGGTGGGGTTGAAGGAACACTGCTGGCTAACAAATCAGTGCTCAACATGTATTTTCTTGACAGTGGTGACTATTCTACCGTGCCATCGATCCCTGGTTATGGTTGGATCAAGGCTACACAGGAAGCTTGGTTCCGGAAAACGTCTTCGAGTCTCCAG AAAAACTACACAAATGAAGAACCCAGACAGAAGGAGCCGGCACCTGCTCTTGCATACTTCCACATTCCCTTGCCGGAGTTCAGCAGCTTCACGGCATCCAATTTCACAGGAGTGAAGCAGGAGGGTATCAGCTCGCCGTCAATCAACTCGGGCTTCTTTACCACCATGGTAGAAGCCGGAGATGTGAAGGCTGCCTTCATAGGACATGATCACGTAAATGACTTCTGCGGGAAGCTCACCGGCATTCAGCTCTGCTATGCTGGTGGGTTCGGTTACCATGCATACGGGAAGGCCGGGTGGTCGAGAAGAGCAAGGGTGGTATCCGTGCAACTCGAGAAGACGGAGAGTGGCGAGTGGCAAGGCGTGAAGTCTATCAAGACCTGGAAGAGGCTTGATGATCAACACCTCACCACAATCGACCCCGAGGTCCTATGGAACAGAGGCTCTAATG AACCACAACTTATCTGA
- the LOC123397037 gene encoding uncharacterized protein LOC123397037, translated as MDGWMDEHCCRCRKKAYKKQSIGRSGGVGRARKHARKRGVEPTGTIRNCAPWGRGKGRPALVSPACCVEDSRSRGAAGSVVPHATARRGGPSSGQNGRGWWVGMPRGRMGWDGMGWFGRCFGRFRGGRAGRGVACEGAGGSGCHVDGKGIVAWVPCGVGHVWYDRLAAAACWGGAPTTRPAGVRAARPLVDPARRPSTSATRGGFWLLLGEMQMRRRFRFGLHSTDLLFFVICRMVWLLNDVYDVEHRAYLMSEKKMELTPLKIRSHGTSTVMQYDERYTPYIEMTGLLSFIQLVSQSTPTLNVAAVTALIDRWRPETHSFHLRIGEMAVTLQDVSMITALPIEGKPLCMSTDFEGWRQQMEALIGMSPPEPEVEDGGKKDRVPAGAPFTWIAANFAHCPEDANDEVIQRYARVYMWYVISRTIFADGTGKNAPWMWLKALTVFDNKFTWGSAALATLYRQVINC; from the exons atggatggatggatggatgagcACTGCTGCAGGTGCAGGAAGAAGGCGTATAAAAAGCAGAGTATCGGACGCTCCGGTGGTGTGGGAAGAGCAAGGAAGCACGCAAGGAAACGAGGCGTGGAGCCGACGGGAACGATCAGGAACTGTGCGCCGTGGGGGCGAGGAAAGGGACGGCCGGCTTTGGTTTCACCTGCGTGTTGCGTGGAGGACTCGAGGTCGAGGGGGGCCGCCGGTTCGGTTGTACCGCACGCAACCGCCCGCCGTGGAGGACCCAGCAGCGGTCAAAACGGCCGCGGGTGGTGGGTGGGGATGCCGCGCGGGCGGATGGGATGGGATGGGATGGGATGGTTTGGCCGCTGTTTCGGCCGTTTCCGGGGCGGGCGGGCGGGGCGTGGCGTGGCGTGCGAGGGCGCAGGCGGCTCGGGCTGTCACGTGGACGGAAAGGGGATCGTCGCTTGGGTTCCTTGCGGTGTTGGGCACGTATGGTACGACCGGCTGGCAGCCGCTGCGTGTTGGGGCGGGGCGCCGACGACGAGGCCGGCGGGCGTGCGTGCCGCTCGTCCTCTCGTCGACCCGGCGCGGCGGCCATCAACGTCGGCGACCAGGGGTGGGTTCTGGCTGTTGCTGGGGGAGATGCAGATGCGCAGGAGGTTCCGGTTCGGGCTTCATTCCACCGACCTGT tattttttgtgatttgtaggatggtgtggcttttgaacgatgtttatgacgttgaacaccgggcctatttgaTGTCGGAGAAGAAAATG gagcttacgcccttgaagatccggtctcatgggACATCAACtgtaatgcagtacgatgagcggtacacaccATACATCGAGATGACAGGACTCCTTTCATTCATTCAGCTTGTGAGTCAGTCAACACCCACTCTGAACGTTGCGGCAGTCACTGCACTCATTGATCggtggaggccggagacacatagttttcacctccggatcGGAGAGATGGCagttactcttcaagatgtttccatgatcaccgcacttccgatcgaggggaagcctctttgtatgagcactgatttcGAGGGATGGCGACAACAAATGGaggcccttattggtatgtcgcctccagagccggaggtagaagatggagggaagaaagatagagtcccggctggcgctcctttcacttggattgccgccaactttgctcattgtcctgaggacgcaaatgacgaggtgatccagaggtatgctcgcgtgtacatgtggtacgtcatctctaggactatcttcgCTGACGGCACcggcaagaatgctccatggatgtggctgaaggcattgactgttttcgacaacaagttcacTTGGGGCTCGGCCGCATTGGCTACcttgtatcggcaggtaataaaCTGTTAA
- the LOC123400081 gene encoding chaperone protein ClpD1, chloroplastic-like has protein sequence MEVCCCSTSTSLLAGGRFAASAARARQWGGAGGGIRGAAVLALARPPRPAAARRPARRGVTRAVFERFTERAVKAVVHSQKEARGLGEGAVAPRHLLLGLVAEDRSAGGFLSSGITVERAREECRGLIGAAAAAAHKAGGLDTDVPFDGGCRRVFEVAVELSRNMGCSFISPEHLAIALFTLDDPTTNNLLRSLGADPSQLASVAVTRLHEELAKDGRDTAGASSLKVPEKAPAGAGAGRSAFSKSLSKKKDKGALDQFCLDLTTQASGGFIDPIIGREEEIERVVQIICRRTKNNPILLGEAGVGKTAIAEGLALRIANGDVPIFLVAKRIMSLDIGLLIAGAKERGELESRITSLIREVREAGDVILFIDEVHNLVGSGTAGKGKGAGLDISNLLKPPLARGELQCIAATTLDEHRMHFEKDKALNRRFQPVFVDEPSQEDAVKILLGLRENYETYHKCKFTLEAINAAVYLSARYIPDRQLPDKAIDLIDEAGSRARIESYQKKKEGQSSVLLKEPDEYWQEIKAVQAMHDVVLSNKMKYSPNENNQQNASLNAEGPRQDKAESTTEEPIVVGTEEIARVASLWSGIPVQQLTADDKKILVGLDDELRKRVIGQDDAVAAISRAVKRSRVGLSDPDRPIATMLFCGPTGVGKTELTKALAASYFGSESAMLRLDMSEYMERHTVSKLIGSPPGYIGYGETGTLTEAVRRKPFTVVLLDEIEKAHPDIFNILLQIFEDGHLADSQGRRVSFKNTLIVMTSNVGSTSISNGRRSMGFSTDDTESSRYVAVKSLVMEELKGFFRPELLNRIDETVVFRPLEQTQMLAILDILLEELKGKLLAVGIGLEVSDAMKELICREGYDKNYGARPLRRAITQLMEDVISEAILFGEYKPGDTILVDTDNKGKPCLSRLNQPPIVQVSDSTRTF, from the exons ATGGAGGTGTGCTGCTGCTCCACATCGACCTCCCTCCTCGCCGGGGGCCGCTTCGCGGCGTCGGCGGCGCGGGCGCGGCAGTGGGGCGGGGCGGGGGGAGGGATCCGCGGGGCGGCCGTGCTGGCGCTGGCGCGCCCGCCGCGGCCGGCCGCGGCCCGGAGGCCGGCGCGCCGCGGGGTCACCAGGGCCGTATTCGAGCGCTTCACGGAGCGGGCCGTCAAGGCGGTGGTGCACTCCCAGAAGGAGGCCCGGGGGCTAGGGGAGGGCGCCGTGGCGCCGCGCCACCTGCTGCTCGGCCTCGTCGCCGAGGACCGCTCCGCCGGGGGCTTCCTCTCCTCCGGGATCACCGTCGAGCGCGCGCGCGAGGAGTGCCGCGGCCTcatcggcgccgccgccgccgccgcacacaAGGCGGGTGGGCTCGACACCGACGTGCCCTTCGACGGGGGCTGCAGGCGCGTCTTCGAGGTCGCCGTCGAGCTGTCCAGGAACATGGGCTGCAGCTTCATCTCCCCCGAGCACCTCGCCATCGCACTCTTCACTCTCGACGATCCCACCACCAACAACCTCCTCAGAAG CTTGGGAGCGGATCCGAGTCAGCTAGCATCCGTTGCAGTCACCCGACTTCATGAGGAGCTTGCAAAAGATGGCAGAGATACCGCAGGAGCTTCTTCTCTCAAAGTGCCCGAGAAAGCACCCGCTGGAGCTGGGGCTGGAAGATCTGCCTTCAGCAAATCCTTGAGTAAAAAGAAAG ATAAAGGTGCGCTAGATCAGTTTTGTCTAGATTTGACCACACAAGCCAGTGGAGGGTTTATTGACCCCATCATCGGCCGCGAGGAGGAGATCGAAAGGGTAGTTCAGATAATATGCCGGCGAACAAAGAACAATCCCATCCTTTTGGGTGAGGCAGGTGTTGGTAAAACTGCGATCGCCGAAGGGTTGGCTCTTCGGATTGCAAATGGAGATGTCCCCATTTTCCTCGTG GCAAAGCGTATAATGTCACTAGACATTGGCCTGCTTATTGCTGGCGCAAAAGAGAGGGGCGAACTGGAGTCCAGGATCACTAGTTTAATTCGTGAAGTCCGTGAAGCAG GTGATGTTATTCTTTTCATCGATGAGGTTCACAATCTTGTTGGATCTGGAACTGCTGGAAAGGGTAAGGGTGCTGGCCTTGATATTAGCAATCTCCTGAAGCCCCCACTTGCCAGAGGTGAACTGCAG tgcaTTGCAGCTACAACTTTAGATGAACACCGGATGCATTTTGAGAAGGATAAGGCTTTGAACCGCAGGTTCCAGCCAGTATTTGTAGATGAGCCTAGCCAG GAAGATGCTGTGAAAATATTACTTGGTCTTCGTGAGAATTATGAAACTTATCATAAATGCAAATTCACTCTAGAAGCCATTAATGCAGCAGTTTATTTGTCAGCAAGATATATCCCAGACAGACAGCTTCCTGATAAGGCTATTGATCTTATTGACGAAGCTGGCAGTAGAGCTCGAATTGAATCATAtcaaaagaagaaggagggacAATCTTCTGTTCTCTTAAAGGAGCCGGATGAATACTGGCAGGAGATAAAAGCTGTTCAGGCCATGCATGATGTG GTGTTATCTAACAAGATGAAATATTCTCCGAATGAGAATAATCAACAGAATGCGAGTCTTAACGCTGAAGGACCACGTCAGGATAAGGCTGAGTCAACAACTGAGGA GCCTATTGTAGTTGGAACAGAAGAAATTGCAAGAGTCGCCTCATTATGGTCAGGTATTCCAGTCCAGCAGCTGACAGCTGATGATAAAAAGATCTTAGTAGGACTGGATGATGAGCTTCGAAAGCGTGTTATTGGTCAAGATGACGCTGTTGCGGCGATATCGCGGGCGGTGAAGAGATCACGTGTTGGCCTTAGTGACCCTGACAGACCTATCGCTACGATGCTCTTTTGTGGTCCTACAGGTGTTGGTAAAACCGAGCTTACCAAAGCTCTTGCGGCGAGCTACTTTGGATCG GAATCTGCTATGCTTAGACTAGACATGAGTGAATACATGGAGAGGCACACAGTGAGCAAACTGATAGGCTCTCCTCCAGGGTACATTGGGTATGGTGAAACTGGTACTTTGACAGAAGCGGTCAGGAGAAAACCATTCACCGTGGTACTGCTTGATGAAATAGAGAAAGCTCACCCTGATATTTTCAATATCCTTCTCCAAATTTTTGAAGATGGGCATCTGGCAGACTCACAG GGTCGCAGAGTTTCGTTCAAGAATAcattgattgtcatgacttcgaATGTTGGTTCTACGTCAATTTCGAATGGACGACGGAGCATGGGTTTCTCAACAGATGATACCGAATCAAGCAGATACGTTGCGGTGAAATCCCTGGTGATGGAAGAGCTGAAGGGGTTCTTCCGTCCAGAATTGCTCAACAGAATCGATGAGACGGTCGTCTTCCGTCCTCTGGAACAAACTCAG ATGCTAGCAATTCTTGATATCCTCCTAGAGGAACTGAAGGGCAAGCTCTTGGCCGTCGGGATCGGCCTAGAGGTTTCTGATGCGATGAAGGAGCTGATCTGCCGGGAAGGCTACGACAAGAACTACGGTGCGCGACCACTGAGGAGAGCCATCACCCAGCTGATGGAGGATGTCATCAGCGAAGCGATTCTTTTCGGCGAGTACAAGCCCGGTGACACGATACTGGTGGATACCGACAACAAGGGGAAGCCTTGCTTGAGTCGTCTGAACCAACCACCGATCGTCCAAGTTTCCGACTCAACGCGGACATTCTGA